Proteins from a genomic interval of Euwallacea fornicatus isolate EFF26 chromosome 39, ASM4011564v1, whole genome shotgun sequence:
- the LOC136349614 gene encoding lysM and putative peptidoglycan-binding domain-containing protein 2-like isoform X1 produces the protein MCKERMKMTTKKKVEVAIPMSLLSFGKSMDRGSYEKLSIRDSARSLKKYGSTSSKHSTRNESYFKHFVSNTDTLQGIALRYNATIEQIRRANKLWASDSLFLREFLLIPQSDDVSELLTPVENQPASSQSSLASPVSVDNLNQNCSTSVASNNRRSNSSDDENIGDFLSKIDASIASMKEVVKKVTSTSQFGSDVPSADQHGRRPQSRLKQQHNNNLSMMEPYTSGTQASVLNTVVTVQQGKQVRTSLELHEQQQAELFEL, from the exons ATGTGTAAGGAAAGGATGAAGATGACAACCAAAAAAAAGGTCGAAGTTGCTAT TCCCATGTCCTTGCTCTCGTTTGGCAAGAGTATGGACCGGGGCTCTTACGAGAAGCTCTCCATCCGAGACAGTGCAAGATCCTTAAAGAAGTATGGTTCTACAAGCAGCAAACACAGCACAAGGAATGAGAgttatttcaaacattttgttaGTAACACAGACACTCTGCAGGGCATCGCCCTTAGATATAATGCAACT ATAGAACAAATACGACGAGCAAATAAGCTGTGGGCATCTGACAGCTTGTTCCTCAgagagtttttattaatacccCAAAGTGATGATGTTAGTGAACTGTTGACTCCTGTAGAGAACCAGCCAGCAAGTTCACAGTCGTCACTGGCCAGCCCTGTCAGTGTTGATAATCTAAACCAAAACTGTAGTACATCTGTGGCAAGCAACAACAGAAGGAGTAACAGCTCTGATGATGAAAATATTGGTGATTTCCTGAGCAAGATTGATGCTTCCATTGCCAGCATGAAGGAGGTGGTCAAAAAGGTGACCAGCACCAGCCA ATTTGGATCTGACGTACCATCAGCAGACCAACATGGTCGTAGGCCACAATCTCGTCTTAAACAGCAACACAACAACAACTTGTCCATGATGGAGCCTTACACCTCTGGGACGCAGGCTTCGGTGCTTAACACTGTAGTGACCGTGCAGCAGGGTAAACAGGTCCGGACCAGTCTTGAGCTGCACGAACAGCAACAGGCCGAGTTATTTGAGTTGTAG
- the LOC136349614 gene encoding lysM and putative peptidoglycan-binding domain-containing protein 2-like isoform X2 — MSLLSFGKSMDRGSYEKLSIRDSARSLKKYGSTSSKHSTRNESYFKHFVSNTDTLQGIALRYNATIEQIRRANKLWASDSLFLREFLLIPQSDDVSELLTPVENQPASSQSSLASPVSVDNLNQNCSTSVASNNRRSNSSDDENIGDFLSKIDASIASMKEVVKKVTSTSQFGSDVPSADQHGRRPQSRLKQQHNNNLSMMEPYTSGTQASVLNTVVTVQQGKQVRTSLELHEQQQAELFEL, encoded by the exons ATGTCCTTGCTCTCGTTTGGCAAGAGTATGGACCGGGGCTCTTACGAGAAGCTCTCCATCCGAGACAGTGCAAGATCCTTAAAGAAGTATGGTTCTACAAGCAGCAAACACAGCACAAGGAATGAGAgttatttcaaacattttgttaGTAACACAGACACTCTGCAGGGCATCGCCCTTAGATATAATGCAACT ATAGAACAAATACGACGAGCAAATAAGCTGTGGGCATCTGACAGCTTGTTCCTCAgagagtttttattaatacccCAAAGTGATGATGTTAGTGAACTGTTGACTCCTGTAGAGAACCAGCCAGCAAGTTCACAGTCGTCACTGGCCAGCCCTGTCAGTGTTGATAATCTAAACCAAAACTGTAGTACATCTGTGGCAAGCAACAACAGAAGGAGTAACAGCTCTGATGATGAAAATATTGGTGATTTCCTGAGCAAGATTGATGCTTCCATTGCCAGCATGAAGGAGGTGGTCAAAAAGGTGACCAGCACCAGCCA ATTTGGATCTGACGTACCATCAGCAGACCAACATGGTCGTAGGCCACAATCTCGTCTTAAACAGCAACACAACAACAACTTGTCCATGATGGAGCCTTACACCTCTGGGACGCAGGCTTCGGTGCTTAACACTGTAGTGACCGTGCAGCAGGGTAAACAGGTCCGGACCAGTCTTGAGCTGCACGAACAGCAACAGGCCGAGTTATTTGAGTTGTAG